The following are from one region of the Streptomyces rubrogriseus genome:
- a CDS encoding sensor histidine kinase, whose translation MNSSLERYTERVEQYASRFPRFPRFLDVTMVLALIGCAFFGTHLSLPGVNRPDTGKSLEVMLGLSCFVLLKYRTHTRTVVVVVAGVTIAAIARGYLLTPMLLAPLLAAMYWLAVLCDRRTVRPYALVVTVALLTVNLFSDGMRDLSPVLTVIGPVFWMALPLVGGSLARLRGDYLEAVKSRAEHAERTREEEARLRVTEERMRIARELHDVVAHHLALANAQAGTAAHLSHSNPEQSRKILDDLTGTTSSALRELKATLGLLRQDDRPKGAGLEPAPGLARLPELIDSYRSAGLEVVVHQEGVRRPLTPGVDLTAYRLVQEALTNVAKHAPERAAHVSFTYADSRLLITVSNDGPATATTVNGTSGGFGLRGMRERAQSIGGDLRAGPRPEGGFEVTTALPLQPSAIVEGESP comes from the coding sequence ATGAACAGCAGCCTGGAGCGCTACACCGAGCGCGTGGAACAGTACGCGTCGCGCTTCCCGCGTTTCCCTCGCTTCCTGGACGTGACGATGGTGCTGGCCCTCATCGGCTGCGCCTTCTTCGGCACCCACCTCAGCCTCCCCGGCGTCAACCGCCCGGACACCGGAAAGTCGCTGGAGGTCATGCTCGGCCTGTCCTGCTTCGTCCTGCTGAAGTACCGCACCCACACCCGCACGGTCGTGGTCGTGGTCGCCGGGGTCACCATCGCCGCGATCGCGCGCGGCTACCTGCTCACCCCGATGCTGCTGGCGCCGCTGCTCGCCGCGATGTACTGGCTGGCCGTCCTGTGCGATCGCCGGACCGTCCGCCCGTACGCGCTCGTCGTCACGGTGGCCCTGCTGACCGTGAACCTGTTCTCCGACGGCATGCGCGACCTCTCCCCCGTCCTGACCGTGATCGGCCCGGTGTTCTGGATGGCTCTGCCGCTCGTCGGCGGCAGCCTGGCCCGGCTGCGCGGCGACTATCTGGAAGCGGTCAAGTCCCGCGCCGAGCACGCAGAACGCACCCGGGAGGAGGAGGCCCGGCTGCGGGTCACCGAGGAGCGCATGCGCATCGCCCGCGAACTGCACGACGTCGTAGCCCACCACCTGGCGCTCGCCAACGCCCAGGCCGGCACCGCCGCCCACCTCTCGCACAGCAACCCCGAACAGAGCCGGAAGATCCTCGACGACCTCACCGGCACCACCTCTTCGGCGCTGCGCGAGCTCAAGGCCACCCTGGGCCTGCTGCGCCAGGACGACCGGCCCAAGGGCGCGGGCCTGGAACCGGCACCGGGGCTCGCCCGCCTGCCTGAGCTGATCGACTCCTACCGCTCGGCGGGCCTGGAAGTCGTCGTCCACCAGGAGGGTGTGCGCCGCCCGCTGACGCCGGGCGTGGACCTGACCGCGTACCGGCTCGTGCAGGAAGCCCTCACCAACGTCGCCAAGCACGCCCCCGAACGCGCCGCCCACGTCAGCTTCACCTACGCCGACTCCCGGCTGCTCATCACCGTCAGCAATGACGGCCCGGCCACCGCCACCACCGTCAACGGGACGTCCGGCGGCTTCGGGTTGCGGGGCATGCGGGAGCGCGCCCAGTCCATCGGCGGCGACCTGCGCGCGGGCCCCCGCCCCGAGGGCGGCTTCGAGGTCACCACCGCGCTGCCGCTGCAGCCGTCCGCCATCGTCGAAGGAGAGTCTCCATGA